From a single Acidimicrobiales bacterium genomic region:
- the proC gene encoding pyrroline-5-carboxylate reductase, with protein MANGRRLVVVGGGRMGEALVGGLLAAGWAEAADLLVVEKLAGRRDELAERFPGVGVAGEAEPADGAVVAVKPDDAEPACRSLAPVDRVLSIMAGVRLDALESWLPAGTRVVRAMPNTPALVGAGAAAVAPGTAAGDDDLAWAEEVLGAVGVVVRVKEALLDAVTGLSGSGPAYVFLVAEALVEAGVLVGLPRDVSATLAVQTLLGSARLLAEGDAGPEALRAAVTSPGGTTAAGLRALEAAGVRAAFLDAVVAATDRSRQLGAR; from the coding sequence GAGGCGCTCGTCGGCGGCCTGCTGGCCGCCGGGTGGGCCGAGGCCGCCGACCTCCTCGTCGTCGAGAAGCTGGCCGGCCGGCGCGACGAGCTGGCCGAGCGGTTCCCCGGCGTCGGCGTGGCCGGGGAGGCCGAGCCCGCCGACGGCGCCGTCGTGGCCGTGAAGCCCGACGACGCCGAGCCCGCCTGCCGGTCCCTCGCCCCGGTCGACCGGGTGCTCTCGATCATGGCCGGGGTCCGCCTGGACGCCCTGGAGTCGTGGCTGCCGGCCGGCACCCGGGTGGTGCGGGCCATGCCGAACACGCCGGCGCTGGTCGGGGCGGGCGCGGCGGCCGTCGCCCCCGGCACGGCGGCCGGCGACGACGACCTGGCCTGGGCCGAGGAGGTGCTCGGGGCCGTCGGCGTCGTCGTCCGGGTGAAGGAGGCGCTGCTCGACGCCGTGACCGGCCTGTCCGGCTCCGGGCCGGCCTACGTGTTCCTGGTGGCCGAGGCCCTCGTCGAGGCCGGCGTGCTCGTCGGCCTGCCCCGCGACGTCAGCGCCACCCTGGCCGTGCAGACCCTGCTCGGCTCGGCCCGGCTGCTGGCCGAGGGCGACGCCGGCCCCGAGGCGCTGCGGGCGGCGGTGACGTCGCCCGGCGGCACGACGGCGGCCGGGCTGCGGGCCCTCGAGGCGGCCGGCGTGCGGGCCGCCTTCCTCGACGCCGTCGTGGCCGCCACCGACCGGTCCCGCCAGCTGGGTGCGAGGTGA
- a CDS encoding SAM-dependent chlorinase/fluorinase has translation MTYSTVSFLSDYGLDDEFVGVVKAVIHDLAPDATIIDLTHGIPPHDVRAGSLALARAIQYVPAGVVLAVVDPGVGTARRAVAVEVAGGAGVLVGPDNGLLAPAVSLAGGAERAVSLTSTEHQLPAPGPTFAGRDVFAPAAAHLCAGVPLEALGDPIDPAGLLPGVVPLTRIEDGDLHAEVLWVDRYGNAQLNVSPEEVEDYGDRIGLRMGETRRTGVRADAYAAIGTGQIGLVVDSYGLVSIALDRRSAAEELRLAPGDTVVLERLEDGGGGAGNVGGVTTPVTLRPRERPQ, from the coding sequence ATGACCTACTCCACCGTCTCGTTCCTGTCCGACTACGGGCTCGACGACGAGTTCGTCGGCGTCGTGAAGGCCGTCATCCACGACCTGGCGCCGGACGCCACGATCATCGACCTCACCCACGGGATCCCGCCCCACGACGTGCGGGCCGGCTCGCTCGCCCTGGCCAGGGCCATCCAGTACGTGCCGGCCGGCGTGGTGCTGGCCGTGGTCGACCCCGGGGTCGGCACGGCCAGGCGGGCGGTGGCCGTCGAGGTGGCGGGCGGGGCCGGCGTGCTCGTCGGGCCGGACAACGGGCTGCTCGCCCCGGCCGTGTCGCTCGCCGGCGGGGCCGAGCGGGCCGTGTCGCTGACCAGCACCGAGCACCAGCTGCCGGCGCCCGGCCCGACCTTCGCCGGCCGGGACGTGTTCGCCCCCGCCGCCGCCCACCTGTGCGCCGGCGTCCCCCTCGAGGCCCTCGGCGACCCGATCGACCCGGCCGGGCTGCTCCCCGGCGTCGTCCCCCTCACGAGGATCGAGGACGGCGACCTGCACGCCGAGGTGCTGTGGGTCGACCGCTACGGCAACGCCCAGCTGAACGTCAGCCCCGAGGAGGTCGAGGACTACGGCGACCGCATCGGGCTGCGGATGGGCGAGACCCGGCGGACCGGGGTGCGGGCCGACGCCTACGCGGCGATCGGCACCGGGCAGATCGGGCTGGTGGTCGACTCCTACGGCCTCGTGTCGATCGCCCTCGACCGGCGCTCGGCGGCCGAGGAGCTGCGCCTCGCGCCGGGCGACACCGTCGTCCTCGAGCGGCTGGAGGACGGCGGCGGCGGCGCCGGTAACGTCGGCGGGGTGACGACCCCGGTCACCCTCCGCCCCCGCGAGCGCCCGCAGTGA
- a CDS encoding ABC transporter permease subunit — MTGIDWRVVRAVVVKDLTAVRRSKAVVIPMVLVPLLLLVVLPLGIGLAARGQEAPGVSDFLDSIPGDLAAPILRLPAREQLLVLVNGYLLAPLFLIVPMMVSAVLAADTFAGEKERRTLESLLHLPVADRDLFLAKLLGAFVPAVVVSWAGFVCFAVVANGVAWPVMHRVFVPTRLWLVMIFWVAPAVAALGLGVMVRVSARARTAQEANQLGGAVILPLIFLAVGQATGLLLVDLPVAVAIGALVWLVAAVLTLRGARRFRRDVIAAKL; from the coding sequence GTGACGGGCATCGACTGGCGGGTGGTGCGGGCCGTCGTCGTGAAGGACCTGACGGCCGTGCGCCGGTCGAAGGCCGTCGTGATCCCGATGGTGCTCGTGCCGCTGCTCCTGCTCGTCGTCCTCCCGCTCGGCATCGGCCTGGCGGCGAGGGGCCAGGAGGCGCCGGGCGTGTCGGACTTCCTCGACTCGATCCCCGGCGACCTGGCCGCCCCGATCCTGCGCCTGCCGGCCCGGGAGCAGCTGCTCGTGCTCGTGAACGGCTACCTGCTGGCCCCGCTGTTCCTGATCGTGCCGATGATGGTCTCGGCCGTGCTGGCCGCCGACACGTTCGCCGGCGAGAAGGAGCGCAGGACGCTGGAGTCGCTCCTCCACCTGCCCGTCGCCGACCGCGACTTGTTCCTGGCCAAGCTGCTCGGCGCGTTCGTCCCCGCCGTCGTCGTCTCCTGGGCCGGGTTCGTGTGCTTCGCCGTCGTCGCCAACGGGGTGGCCTGGCCGGTGATGCACCGCGTGTTCGTGCCCACCCGGCTGTGGCTGGTGATGATCTTCTGGGTGGCCCCGGCCGTCGCCGCGCTCGGCCTCGGCGTGATGGTGCGGGTGTCGGCCAGGGCGAGGACCGCGCAGGAGGCCAACCAGCTGGGCGGGGCCGTGATCCTGCCGCTGATCTTCCTCGCCGTCGGCCAGGCCACCGGCCTGCTGCTCGTCGACCTGCCCGTCGCCGTCGCCATCGGCGCCCTCGTGTGGCTGGTGGCCGCCGTGCTCACCCTGCGGGGCGCCCGCCGCTTCCGCCGTGACGTGATCGCCGCGAAGCTCTAG